In the Manduca sexta isolate Smith_Timp_Sample1 unplaced genomic scaffold, JHU_Msex_v1.0 HiC_scaffold_1673, whole genome shotgun sequence genome, tcattcaccatgtaggcgaatatagttgcacttatgataggtcaagttacaatgagaatatttaattataaagtcaaaggatggtgacacttctttgtcgcacttctcttgaaagatattatcatttgtgcaataattgtttataaaaacatggcacggaaattcaaacaacatttcatcaggaagtggatcagctttcaaatttttcgatggtatggctgactttctaaggcgattgttctttttattaaaatctttgttattaaagtgagaaccacacacatatttcaaagtatgcagcttttctatgggaacatatatcaaatcttcttttcccacaacctgaactcactttcggcatctggaaatatttttaattgtaaataaattgcttattaaattatatttaagcctaaaatcataaacagtgcccaggcacattgattgctcaacgcatttttaagtacacacatacacacatacacgaatttagtattttttgtcctgatgatcagtcatcaGGACTTACTAtactatcttactaatattacaaagcgtgtgcatgcaattgtatgtttattattcgtacccgcaaaaaatctaaaatgattgcgattaaacttggtatgtagatagttagaattactactttttatttacactatgttcccacagaatctggacTTAAATAGGTGAAACCAtggagggcaaattgattaataaatttaaacaggtatcgatatcgataataatgacaacatcactagtaacataatggtaattagaaaatgagaatttttattatttctaagctactttatttacGCGATGActaaaacatctaattaatgcttatctgacctcatccaatggaaatttcgccataaacattctgcttttgtgatttattcgactggctcgatctccacaaatttcacacgtaatgaaacgtttttggtggcatgtctttaaaacgtattcacttacaccaacaaaaacactttttggtatatttttacttgtttgaataacaaataatacaatcataaatcaataaaacacaaatgtattccaaaacgtcaggaagtaaacaaacaataataatggcggtgaggaatagaaagagaaactgtactgagagagagagatagcagtatccgccattaaatgccatgtcaattccatacaaaagattttttgttccttgttgcgctaggctgatataaagtagcctatgtattaattttatccgtgtgtcaaatttcgtttatttcagtaaaaaaaaaaagataagatAAGTGAGGTTAGCTGTAAAACTAGTAGCTTTTACACCTCATTgacgttaaaaaataaatgtaatctattttttacaaatagaatattttttacaatcagACACTTTGTAATAAACtgtaagattaataaaaaattattaatatttttctattcatattttaaaaaaaatatgttttctataCGAACACTTAAATTATTGATAACGTTACAAAAGTAgctattataacttataagaatAGTTGAGAattcattaatttgttataCGTTTTTAACGAGCAGCACTAAGTCTGCAGTTCTCTAGTTGGCTGTGGTCGCTGTCACAGATCGGTGCTATTTGTCATTTATCTGCTTCGATTGTTTGCTTTTACTGTTTcctaacgttttattttttactcgaaggaattaaattcaaaataagttaCACTAAATTTAGATCTTCACATAGTTTAGTTACCTCGACCTGtgtgattaatttaataaatttagcatTTCTTTGTCGCTGagcgttaaattttatttttccagttaccctaaataaaattttgttttataataataaacacggTGATAGTAGCTGTCGCGACATATAACGTAGTTCAAATGATAATTGCCGGTTCAGTATCGATGAGAGAACTTGGTGTGTGCGCGCGGACTCGGTGGGATGATGTTGTTATTCGGCGCCTTGGCGATCGGGATGATCACGGGGCTGAACGTCACCACCGAGGTGCCGCCGAGCACTGAACTCGCGGAGCCTAGCACAACGGAGACGGGGAGATGGGCCTGCTGGAGACGACGCGGCTGTCGGGCCCCACGAGCGACCTGGTGAACGTGACCGCGCACGAGCGGCCCTCGATGTGGGACTTGTACTTGCACCACTGCCCCAAGTGGCGGCCGATGAACCACGTGTTCTTCCAAGTGGCGAACGTGTTGTTCCTGCTTTCGTTCCTGGCGCCGCACACGCCGAGCGGGCTGCTGTGGCTGCGTGTGGCCCTGATGCTGGCGTGCGCCTTCTCCGGC is a window encoding:
- the LOC119191591 gene encoding blood vessel epicardial substance-B-like, with amino-acid sequence MGLLETTRLSGPTSDLVNVTAHERPSMWDLYLHHCPKWRPMNHVFFQVANVLFLLSFLAPHTPSGLLWLRVALMLACAFSGMWAWSVECYLDAVLWNSAFILINFVYFSVQFYLMRPIKFHKDIEE